The following is a genomic window from Episyrphus balteatus chromosome 1, idEpiBalt1.1, whole genome shotgun sequence.
aaaattatttggtatGGGAAATATTAATCCATACAAAGTTACAATAAAATTCCTaggtttgttttaaaaaaatcaaaaagacgAAGAATATTCGAGACCGAGCCCATTTAATTTTTAGGTTTCAAACTTGAATCCATCAACTACGACTTAAATTGAGCAGTTAGAAATGCAGGTTATAGCAGAGGAttatctcaattttttcattaactGTCACGTagttttaacattaaaattcaGCATAAATATAagttccagactttttgtgcactTATTAGgaagtctttaaaattaatgagagttgggAAAGAATTCTCTCACTaggaaataaaactacgaaagactgccaaaaagtctggaacaagttgaacaccattaaacaacacaatttcatattttatgcttaattcgATAAACATCAACacttttaaaatgcaaaaaacacgtaaacgcgatttaaattaaaaatcactacaattttaatttgttttcttttttatttatttgtttgaaatacgtcaacttttcatttgacataactcatatttctgccggaagaaatactttgggctaaatttgtcagggtggggaaattttgtactctctcgtgagcgctctcttctacacaatttttgaagttggaaACAGAatctgaccaaaaataaccaaatattactaaattcggCAGTTTTAAACTGAGTGTGGAACGGACCTATAAATACTATCCATTGTCTGATATAACTCTCATCTTTGCAATGTCTTAAAGATTCTACGATGGATTGGATTCAGTGAGTTCTTTTAACACTATCGTGTTTTCGATTATACGCGTACCTTGTTAAAAGCATATTCCGTtgctttcatttttatataacgTACTTTGAAATAGCGAGATTACTTTTAGCTaatgttttaagatttttatttagGCTGTTTATTCGAAGATTTTAGAAGCAACactcatttaattttcaatctAACAAATATCTTCTCTTTCAGATATTCCATGGCCGAGATGTACGAAGTCGTTGCCGATGTTAAAAACTATTACCAATTCGTGCCATATGTGAAAAAATCCCATGTGCACAGTCAAAGAGGGGAGAACTTTCGAGCTGATTTAATTGTTGGATTCCCACCCCTCAACGAAAAATATACATCTAATGTAACACTTGAAGAACCGAAATTAGTACAAGCTGTATGTAAAGATGGACGATTATTTAACTATTTACTCAATGAATGGCGATTCAGCCCTGGCCTCAAAGATATTCCACAATCGTGTGTGTTGGACTTTAAAGTGTTGTTTGAGTTTAAGTCAATTATTCACAGTAACATTGCCAATTTGTTTTTCGACTTGATATGCGATCAAATGGAAAGTGCATTCCAAACTGAAGCACAAAGACGATTTGGTCCACCATCGATCAAAAGCCATATCCTCTCTTCGAAGCGATCGTGACAAGATACAAATTTAGAGAATTGAGATACCTTCTTgtgtaaaaataaacaaaactgagcacttttttttaactaaaatttacaTTAGATATGCTGTGTGTGCTAAAGGAACCATTTAAATGGTTTGAAATCTACTCtaaatgatatttattttatgttagtctttttattaaaaaatgaaaccaaatgttatattatttttattttgtacataaatttattataatcgTGGATGTAAATAAAGTTATGtaattaataaattcatttatgttttaattattttgatcaACAGTTTCTGAGTATGTATCACGAGGTGGAATTGAAATGAACTTATGATTATGATCTAGGATATGGAATTGATGTTTCGAAGTAAGCATCGCATTTTGATTTAGCACAAAgagtacactgaaaataataaatttcgtaaaattacgaaaatcctttcatacactacattttcgttggcccaacgaaactttcgttggctcaacgaaaatatgtaatttttcgtaatatgaaaaccttcatcaattaatgaaaacgtttcatacactttttctccctacctagtgccaaaaaatccaacttaatgaaaagattcatcacttaacgaaaaatttcatactcattttaaagaataaaaatgagaattttttctttactttatcaaagttttaattaagtaacgaaaaaattcattaacttatgaaattcaacattaactaacgaaaatcttcataagcttatgaaaattcttcatatactaatgaaatattacatcggcttatgaaaaaatacatcagttaacgaaaaaaaatcgttgccttacaaaaaaaaacgtagccttgggtgcatttctgttttaacgattaaaaattgaatcttgctggatatagttcacattatgtttttgtttaaaaatctatgtaagttgggCTGAGTATAaacaatatttgcgtattgacaaggtgtctcacgataagtcagtcaactgatgagagatgagtccaagtgagttCCACCGGGATAaatgccaattttttgtttggactattaaatcaatgatttaacaggtccaattaaatatttataaaaagaaaaatgaatgaaaaaattcgtaggttaacgaaaaaattcgtaattctacgaaaagaatgtaaaaataatctactaaaaaaataatgaatacaacgaaaagtttcgttagctaacgaatattttttcgtaatttaattaaaatattcataaaattaacgaaaaacttcgttagcttacgaaagttttaattaaattttacgttaattgatgaaaaaaattcgtaaagtgatgtaaaaattcattaattctcgatcaaaaatttttatgaaaaattgcattaaaatacgaaagttttcgttaattgatgaagttcttcattaacgtaggaaagccatttcgttgagccaattaaatttttcatcggctgaaaattaattaaattttcgttggctcaacgaattttttcgttgtatttacgtaaggatttggttcagtgtaatgtatcttttatagcccagtcattttagtcatttttaagcccaatctgcggaaaaattcctactgggccgaattttggtatacagcttaatgacggctttgttatgaagatgtgaaaaatcgacattgatatcgtgtccgcgttaagagttataggggtcaaaaggtcacaaaaactggtttttcacgattttcagcaaaatggtaagtcttatcaaaaaatattcaatgcaagaattgtagaccagattattatatataaaaagtgtcatgacactttttttcctaagacccaccgtttcttaggtataacgattcaaaaagttgaagtttagttgtaatcgtcattatcctattcctgaaaaaaaaactcctaactgaaaagttcctgaaatttcattatttttttagcttgaatttcgttcctcaactgttaagaatatggggaaaccaaaaaaaatggaaattttcgccatttttccgattggggcccttcttccgaaaccatttccctgggaatttttgtttagaatatgtctgaaaatatacagggtgtgcaatagagaatggacaaccctaaaacggcttatagctacacttatgattgttctaaaaacagatagaaaaaagttctatcgcaaccagttcataaaatatgaactttttttcgttcagtgtattttaaattttatcatcttatgttttcgttcactacaaccacgaatgaatgaattttatttatttcttttttttataattttctacaataattggatgagtacataaacactttaaaaatttcatagctattgcacattttcgtaaaagaaattttgaaatctgttttttgatgcaaaatgtaaaaaaagtattttatgaaaaattttaaacacctgtggtataaaataaatctatagaaacctaggtggccatctttcttaaaaatattctccttataccagaatatttttaagaaagttggccacctaggtttctatagatttattttataccacaggtgtttaaaatttttcataaaatactttttttacattttgcatcaaaaaacagatttcaaaattttttttacgaaaatgtgcaatagctatgaaatttttaaagtgtttatgtactcatccaatcattgtagaaaattataaaaaaaagaaataaataaaattcattcattcgtggttgtagtgaacgaaaacataagatgataaaatttaaaatacactgaacgaaaaaaagtccatattttatgaactggttgcgatagaacttttttctatctgtttttagaacaatcataagtgtagctataagccgttttagggttgtccattctctattgcacaccctgtatattttcagacatattctaaacaaaaattcccagggaaatggtttcggaagaagggccccaatcggaaaaatggcgaaaatttccattttttttggtttccccatattcttaacagttgaggaacgaaattcaagctaaaaaaataatgaaatttcaggaacttttcagttaggagtttttttttcaggaataggattatgacgattacaactaaacttcaactttttgaatcgttatacctaagaaacggtgggtcttaggaaaaaaagtgtcatgacactttttatatataataatctggtctacaattcttgcattgaatattttttgataagacttaccgttttgctgaaaatcgtgaaaaaccagtttttgtgaccttttgacccctataactcttaacgcggacacgatatcaatgtcgatttttcacatcttcataacaaagccgtcattaagctgtataccaaaattcagcccagtaggaatttttccgcagataaaacctaaaattactggactatttaAGGCGTCTTCCAGTTCCATTGGATAAACAAGTACACAACTTTCCGAATCCCATACAAATCATCCGTACCAAATTGCAAGAAAGTCTGTGCATCGTTTAATCTGTCAAAATGTATTCGTATGGTAGCAAAAACCGACGGACggcttgacaaaaaaaaaataacttttttgaaactCTTCCTGACAAATTGTTTTGACACAAAACCAATACATTTCCTAAAGATCtagtaaaaattaaacaaatttataatacatacgtaaataatttatttgtaaatttattactttattgtattgttgttttattatagtttttattaaatttatatcttCAATAGATgcacaaggtttttttttcttattaatttattattttcatcaggttatgtttgaaaaaatgtcTAACAAAACAGgttaatttaaaatgtatttctttttgtttttgatttttaagtacaagagttgttttttttttttttcattttttcgttttaattataatttgtttttttttctttcggacAGTCTTGGAGATTacgaattatttattattttttctttttatttatataatttttgcaaatttttttttatatttatattttaaaaaattttcattattttcgaAGAAGTACACAGTTTAATTGActgatttgtttatttttttaatttatttttttacgtaTTTATATggagtattattattattattgattttattttattaattttaatatattaaaaagtgtgcatttttttttacatgaaataTTCATTCCCCTTCTGTGTTGGTCCAacaatttatagaatttttgtatgtttatttttaatacgtttttttttttaattggaaaaggaaagtagaaaaattaaatccaagCAATATGAGCAAAGTtagaaaattgaagaaaaaaaaaaggtcactgtggcgtatgtggagcatgtattaaaaaaaaataaacttcacacaaaaaataagttaattaatatttttaagtattggaagttgtttaaatatttccaaGTCTTTAGCGAGAAACTCAGCCCTGTAAATTGCGTTAGAATTATCCGTTGGGGTTCAGAGTGTTTGAAGGACTAATTGTGACAAGGTAATTTTCGGACTTTACCAAATATATATATCTCaaccaaaaccaaaatataagagGGGATTGTGTGCTAACAAATAGAGAAAAAGAAGAAATCTAACATCGACACGGTCTTGGTTCAAAGgaccaaagcaaaaaaaattacattaagagtttttttctttgaacactTGCTTTTTACAGGTCAAGCAAACATCAGTTAACGTTTAGCTATAGCGATTCAAATTTCCGTTTTTATACTTTCCAAATTCAGTTACTTTGtcagttaattatttttttttttttaatattcactgGGTGGAAAATGAGCCTCTTCGCTTAAActgttttaaattattatggACAGAAAATGGTgataagaatacaaaatttaagttgcagtaaaaaaatcacaaccAAAGGAAAAATAATATACCTTTTCTTTGAAGCATCaagattgaagtaaaaaaaaaacatctgcaaAAATCTAGTGATGACAAAACTGGCTGCTGATGTCTTTTGGACCAATTGATACGAAGAAATACAAGAACTCCTTCTTCTTCAATAGTTTTTAACTAAAAAGTACCATTTCCAATACCATGACTTGAATTGTTGTTTTAAGTTCGGTATTTACTTCATATGGAATTCAAGCAAAAATGTGCGATTCATATGTAGGTACGTATAAAATGAATaatactaataaaataaaaaatctataagCAGCATTTGTAAACAAATAATTATAGTTTTTGTGGACAGAAAGAATAGGCAAGAAATACTACTAGTATAGGGATTTtacttataataaattattttgtttttattattttttttttatctttaaatttattttgtataaatattttttatttaaaatggaatgttttcattattatattttaaattagtgtttcatttttttgtttttgttttaataaattagtAACATTATAAATAGATAGATATGCATTAATTCtataattttatatatgtaatatatttttttttaaattctaaatcTTATATTCTGAGTGGATTATCTATATGCTTATTGTATTTGGGGTagcttaaattaatttcattcttaatttttgttttcgttttgtttgttaGTTTGGATTTTACAAAGGtgatcatattttttattttctatacagTTATATCAAGGGACTTATTTTAGTAAGCTCTCTAATATtatacaatttatatttttgtttgttatattttctactCACAAgtgtattaaatttattattattgtttttttttttttgtttttgttttaaataattattatttacaaaagttaaattaaataaaatataaatatcgaataaagttttttaaagcTAATCAGGACGAAGCGAAGTAAACATACATTTATATACGTAGATAGATATTTTCGCAACTAATtcgataaaaaataactttgttatttaaaaagtaaCTGCACCGTATAAATTAtacattaaataagaaaaaaaaacatattttttattatgcGTCGACATagttaagtaaaaaataaagaattgtggttatacaaaagaaattagATACTTGCAataagaaaacaagaaaaattcttagcgaaaataatattttttttttgttttgttggaatcTCAAATATCTTACAAAAATCACTATCCAATATTCTAGCTTCTTTATATCATAGCTACTTTATAGACCTCATCTGAGGTGGCGCAACgaagtggaaggggacctcaatcaacttggcgtgcgaaaCTGAAAGCAGggagctaaggatagagctggctggcgaaggttgttggttgaggcccaaatccacagcggattgtagccgcatTACGGCgctggttaccctaaataagtAAGTAAGATATCCTTGCTCTTAtacttgttatttattttatttttgttgccgTAAAATGATCAATATTTTAAAGTGCAAACGTAATGAaatgtttttaacaaaataaaacaatggaAGATTCTTTTCAAATGTAAGCGTAACTTTAgcttaactttttaaatatttaaataaaaaacaagtaagaaaatatgacttttcaactcaaagagataaaaaaaaaaacaaaaaaaaggtttaagagcgcaaatttttgaaatcatcGACTGTAAGGCGGAACAGACAATGTGCATATGCAGGAAGCATTAGTGACTTGATTTTCAGACAACATCATTTtctgaatgaaaattttataagaCAATTAAATCGCGTTAGGTAGATTTGAGTTACTTGTTCTACTTTGGCTCAGAGAAAACGTGATATCCAACACGGATATTCTTTTGGAACAGCCAGATGCCAATTAAATATCTTGCCTCTGTCTCAATCAATCACGGTACTAGACAGTCGAATATCTCTAAAGGAAGTCTGTAAAGTTTCGACAACTTTAAGGTGGACAAACTCGCCAAAAAGGAAACAACCATTCCTTTGCCACCACAACGGAACATTATACGTATACTATTATAAACCTATCTTTATAATTCAATgccatttaaaatatttgtttcctgtacaaaccaaaaaaaaaaaaaaaatcgaacacaCAATCttattgattaaaaacaaaaaaacaaccattGACCGCAATCAATACTGTAATTACgacttataattattattatacaaaaaaataggaATTGTAGgtttaatatttataatatacaaacaaacaacaaaagttttagtataatttaaacacaaacataaaattaaaaaaaaaaaaaaaacaaataattaaaaaaaaattaataaataaaataattgtacAGCTTATGTTATACTAAACAGGAAGCTCGAGCACCAATAGTAGAGtcgtttcttatttttttttttgcttattttttttttaagtaaaagagGTAATACATTTCGTCCATGTCAAAATATATAAGCTCGtaagttattttaaacttaattttttttttaagaaataaagaaaCCTTAAATCAGTAGGTAATACGCATTATTGATACTATCTGTAACTACTACGTGCGTATTTTATGAAtcagtttttacttttttttttgcaattaattCGTAGACTAAACTAATGAACGAATTATTACAAACATAGCAACAACACTCAATTGAACAATACCGAATAAATATCACTAATCTGCTAGTCGTGCAATTGATTAAATTATTTACCTCAAAGAAAAAGGAATCAATCACTTAaactatgttttttgttttttttttgttaataaattatttagttGTGTTTTGCCCTTTTGCCAAACATATAACTTTTCCATCGATCAGCTGTTGTAGAAATAATTGGATCTGAATCGATAGTAGCAAGCAGAAGGAGTTGATTCACATGTGTTGCGTGGTAATCCCATCGGGCTAGATTTGGTGCTACAcctgaaaaataaaagtaaaattaagtaagtatttgaaggaaattttgatcaagatttaaaaaacgtcttgataaacaaaatttttgagtgggCCCTCTAAGATCTCCGGCACactataaaattttctatcagtATGAAAGTGCGGCGCACACAACGATTAggtatcggccgatcaaaaaaaaaaatttgttttgatacaCAATAACCTTCAAACTTAACACCAACAATTTAATCAGCTGCCCGTGCGCATACTAGGAGCCCAAGCCGACCAAACTTTCGGCTCCTAGAGTTCAAAttgcttacattttttaaacgttttaataataaaaaaaaatcaaattcgttcttctaaaataaatttggctaaaaaaaatacgcaatcgcgtttcttttttaagattcatttaaaaaaaaattattggaaccaattttgaattaaaaattcgattttacaaaaaaaaaaaatttttttttcgtgagttaaaaaaaaaaaattatcaaaaaagataaataattatttcgaCGGCAGATTAAAGTACCATTTGGTTTTCAAGACGATCGTCTATGAAATAATAAAACGATGAACGATCAAATTTTGTCTTCCGTCAATTTGATCCACTTGTGAGTTGTgatgttgatttaaaaaatacatgtgACGACAAAAAAATCTTAccattttcaaactaaaatttttgttcaggggtattgctctcaaataaaagtaagaaattgagttatATTAAAACTTCGAAGTGTTAAactaatttgcagcgaaatggcatacagttgaaaaaatgttgttcctAATTCTTTGTCGCCGGGTTCAAAGGTGTTAAGCGAGAAAAGGttattttgaggaaaatgaaattgaagtttcaatttttgtttgtaaatctgaatattattattttgaaaaagtaatgatgcagaaacatcatctataagatcttttttaatatccatatgctattgaccagaaaatgaccgttcttaaaaaaaatgtgtgttgacttaacactttagagccatttagtcttcaaaaataaacttggtcaaaaggtgttaagtcaagaaaaatcaatgtgattaattaccaagtgtgagaattcttttttaaaaaatataatactgTAGAGAAATGGCTTTTCGTTTTCTGTCTTCCTTTTGACTTAACGCCAtaggatcaatttttttgattaaaaaattaaaaattaatgcaaaaacaaaggagTTTAGTGAACTTACGCCCTTAGTAAcacacaatttttaaaatttttgactcaAACCCTTTGCACCGAATCATTTCTAACGGAAGGAGATACGCTAGAGCTATGGCAataggaccaaacgaaagagagaaaaaaactgactgaagcccaataaaaatcaaaaaatcgatttttttgacttaactcTTTATACCCGGCAGCAAGGAATTATTAACCaatgtttaaaagaaaaatttttaaaaatcaaaaatcaattatgaaaaaaccgtaaggatttgggatgaaccaGATCCCAATTTCTGAGGGCCCTTAAGTTGTCCTATCAACATATTTCGTTTGAACTATTTTTTAGGACACCCTATATATTTTACCGTTAAGGTTGCTTCTAATTCTTAAACGGTTAAACGGTTGAATTTCGGCTGCAGATCAACACTAGCTATCGTTAAAATACGACCAGGTTCTCGTGCGGAACCGATTATTTCAATCTTTTGGCCAAAGAATACTGTCAATTAATAAATGATTTTACGTTATGTCAATCCTAGATGAGCCTTGAATATGGTGTTCATATGAATAAAAAGACGTATTTGCTGACATGTTTCACTCATATCATACTTTTAACCACATGGATATCAATACATACTGCATTTTAATGggtgattaaaaatatttaacatgaTAGATTTTATTGACTTACCTAAACTCAAATGCCTCAAATCATATATTGTTCCAGATCCAGTGTCATACAGTAGAAGCATTTTTTTCAGCGAATGCATTCCCTGATTGAAAAGTTTTCCAGCTTCTCTAGCAATACCCGCTGGAGCAGTACAATTCAAATCGTACAATCCCAGTAGGGAATAAATAAATCCATTTAGTACAAAAGATGCTGGAGTCGTTGGATATTCTTcataccttaaaaataaaaccaacgtaaacatttccatacaaattttgaaatattaatcaaCTATACCAATAATATTGTTCCATAAATTGTGCCAGCACACCACCATCCTTTGATAACACCTTATAAGGTTTAAGTCCATTAGTTGCCGCTTTCAAATACCTTCTATCACCTCCTGATTGCCAATAAGCCCGAGATAGAACCGATATCGCATGACCCTGTCCCATCGCAGACAACCATCCAGAC
Proteins encoded in this region:
- the LOC129906272 gene encoding coenzyme Q-binding protein COQ10, mitochondrial; translation: MFRKVRSIVPVKGIYKAACEFSTSQGNLERSFFTISDLTNRNKEYVKKELLGYSMAEMYEVVADVKNYYQFVPYVKKSHVHSQRGENFRADLIVGFPPLNEKYTSNVTLEEPKLVQAVCKDGRLFNYLLNEWRFSPGLKDIPQSCVLDFKVLFEFKSIIHSNIANLFFDLICDQMESAFQTEAQRRFGPPSIKSHILSSKRS